In the genome of Luteitalea pratensis, the window GAGATCGTGGCGACGCTGCGTTCCGAACCGCGCAGCCTGAACCGGCTGCTCGCCGGTGACCGTGCGTCGCTCGTCGTGAGCCAGCTCATCCATGAGCCGCTGGTGCGCGTGAATCATCTGACCCAGGCCATCGAGCCGGCGCTCGCCTCCTCCTGGACCACCCTCGACGACGGCCGACGCGTTCGGCTCGTGCTCCGCACCGGTGTGCGCTTCTCCGACGGCAGCGCAATCACCGCAGACGACGTCGTGTTTTCGCTCGCGGCCGTCTACGACCCGCGCCTTGCCAGCCCGCTGGTCGACTCCCTCACCGTCAACGGCGCACCGATCACCGCGCACGCCATCGACGCGCATACCGTCGAACTGCGATACCCGGCGCCGTATGGTCCGGGCGTCCGACCATTGCACGGCCTGCCAATCCTCCCCCGCCCACGCTACGCGCGCCTGGTCGCCGATGGCACACTCGCCGAGGCGTGGACGCCCACGGCCACGCCCGCGGGCATGGTTGGCGCAGGGCCATTCGTCCTCGAACGCCACGAGCCCGGCATCGCCGTGCACCTTGCGCGCAACCCGCACTACTGGCGTATGTCCGAGGACGGGACACGGCTGCCACGCGCCGACCGCCTGCGCCTCGACATCGTGCCCTCCCAGGACGCCGAGATGCTGCGCCTGCGCGGCGGCGACGTCGACCTGATCACCGCGGAACTCCGTGCCGACGACCTCCCGGAAGCGCGCGCGCTTGCCGCCGATGGACGGCTGCAGCTGTTCGAGCTCGGCCCCTCGCTCGACGCCGACATGCTGTGGTTCAACCTGCGCCCGCCCTCACCCGGCGGCGAGCGATCGTCAGAGGACCGGCGGGCCTGGCTACGCCGGCGCGAGCTGCGCGAGGCCATCTCGCACGCAGTCGATCGCGGCAGCTTCATCAACGCGGTGTACCGTGGGGCCGGCGTCCAGGTCTCGGGCATGATCACGCCCGGCAACCATGCCTGGCACGCCGCCGACATCTCGCCACGCCCGTTCTCGCTCGCCATGGCGGGAGAGCAACTCGATCGCATCGGCGTCCGCGACCGCAACGGCGATGGCGTGCGCGAGGACGTGTACAACACCCCCGCGACGTTCACGCTGCTCGTGCAGCAGGGGCACACGGCGCGCCAGCGCGCGGCGGTGGTCCTGCAGGAAGCCCTCGCCAGGATCGGCTTGAAGGTCGAGATCGCCAGTCTCGATGCGCGCGGCCTGCAGGAACGGATGGCAAATGGCACTTACGACGCCATCTACCACGCGCTGCCTGGCTCGGATACCGACCCCTCAGGCCTGATGGAGTTCTGGCTCTCGTCGGGACGCTTCCACCTCTGGAATCCCGCCCAGGCGGCGCCCGGCACCAAATGGGAGCAGGAACTCGATCTGCTGATGACCCGGCAACTGTCGATGATCGACGCGTCCGAACGGCAGCGCACCGTCATGCTGGCCCAGAAAGTGCTCGACCAGGAATTGCCCGTCATCGTCTTCGCGGTGCCGCGCGTGACGATCGCCACCAGTGCCCGACTCACGCACGTCGCGCCGGGACTGCTCGCGCCCCAGGTCCTGTGGAACGCCGCCGAGATCGGCGTGCGCTAGCGAATGCGCCGCAGGTTGGTGGGCCGGCTCGTGTTCGCGCTGGTGCTCGCCGTGGTCGCCTTCGCGGGGGTGTACGTGCTCACGGACCTCGCGCCCGGCGACCCTCTCGAGGACGAGATGCGCTCCTCTTCGTCCGTTGATGCCAAACGCCATCAGCTCGGGCTCGATCGGCCGCTGCCGGTGCGCCTCGCCATCCGCATGGCCCGCCTGGCCGTGCTCGATCTCGGGACCTCGCTGCGGTATGACCAGCCGGTGCTCACCCTGGTCGCGCAACGTGCCACGACGACGCTGCAGGCTGGCCTCGCGGCGCTGCTGCTCGCACTGCTGATCGGCGTCCCGGCGGGCGTCCTGGCGAGCCGTTCGACATCACGGGTCGTGCGCCACGGCATTGCCGGGGTGTCCATCCTGCTGCTCTCGATCCCGGCGCTCGTCTTCGCGCTGCTGCTCGCCGTGATCGCCACGAGTGGCGGGCTGCCGTCCTTCGCCGTGATGGTGATCTCGCTGGCGCTCCCGGCCGCGGCGCTGATCGAGCGCCTGCAGGCACGCGGGCTCGACGGGGTGCAGCACGAGCGCTGTCTCGATGCCGCACGAGCGCGCGGGGTACCGCGGCGAATCATCACGTGGCGACATGCCTGGCCACTTTCGTTGCCAGCGGTCCTCGGCCTGGCCGGGACCATCGCCGGCCAGTTGTTGAGCGGGGCGCTGGCCGTGGAACTCGTGACATCGCGCAGCGGACTCGGCCTGCTCACGTTCGAGGCCCTGCACGCGCGCGACATGGATCTCGCCGCCGGCTGCGCCGGGACCGTCGCGCTCATCGTCGGCCTGGTCGCGTTTTCGGCCGACGTCATCCAGGCCTGGATGGATCCGCGAATCGCGATCCTCGACGACCAGGCCGCGCTGCCCGGTGGCGGTGCGCGGTGAACGCAGCGCGAGTGGGGACGCTGCTCCTCGCCCTCATCGGCCTTGTGACCGCCGGTGCGCCCTGGCTCTCCACGAGCGATGTGTCGACACAGCATCCAGACCTGGCCCTGGCGCCGCCCTCACTTTCGCGACGCGTGCTCGTGGAACGCCTGCCACCCACGTATCGCGTGCTCGACCAACGCCTGCCCATCACCTGGTTCTCGGGCTCACTCGTGCGCAGCGCCGATTCGGAGGAACCGCTGCTGCCGCTCGGCGCCGATTCGCTGGGCCGCGATCAATGGACGCGCCTGTTGCATGGCGCCAGGCTCTCGCTCGGACTGACACTCGCGGGCCTGGCCGGCGCCGTCTCGCTCGGTGCCCTGCTGGGCCTGGTGGCGGGAAGTGGCGGCTCATGGCTGGACACCACGGTGATGCGGCTCGCGGACCTGTTCATCGCCTGGCCGGCGCTGTACGTGGTGCTGGTCCTTCGGGCGGCGCTGCCGCTCACGATGCCCTTCGGTGCGCTGTTTGCGTTGATGACGGCGGTGCTGACGCTCGCCGGCTGGCCGATCGTCGCCCGGGCCGTGCGATCGGTCACCGCCGCGGAGCGCGCGCGCGAGTCGATCCTGGCCGCGGAGGCCGCGGGGGCGACTCCTGCCTGGATCATGCGGCGCCACCTGCTGCCTGCCGCGGTGCCGGTTGTCGTCACCCAGGCCCTCCTGCTCGTCCCGGCTTTCATTCTCGCGGAAGCGACGCTGTCGTTCGTCGGCCTCGGCTTTTCCGAGCCCACACCCTCGTGGGGCACGATGCTGGTCGAGGCGGCGCAGCCGTTCACGCTCCGCCACGCGCCCTGGCTGCTCGCGCCCGCGGCGGCCATCGCGCTCGTGACGTTGTCGGTGAATCTCATCGCCGCGCGGCGCCGTGACGTGAAGTTGTAGTCGTCGCCGCCGTGCGTGTAGGAAAATGCCGCCATGCTCCGCGGTGTGTTTCCTCCCCTGCCCACGCCATTCACGGAGGACGCCCTCGACGAGGGCGTGCTGCGTGAAACGGTCGCCTCGTTGATGGAATCCAGGCTCAGCGGCCTGCTCGTGCTGGGGACCAATGGCGAGTCGTTCCTCATCGAGCCCGCCGAGGCCGATCGCATCGTCCGGATTGCCCGCGATGCGATGCCTGCCGGACGCCCCCTGCTCGCCGGTACAGGATGCGATGCGACCCGGGCCACCATCGCGGCCTGCCAACGCGCCGCCGACCATGGCGCGACGCACGCGCTGGTACGTCCGCCGACGTCCTACACCCGCTTCATGACCCAGGACGTGCTGATGGCGCATTACGATCGGG includes:
- a CDS encoding ABC transporter substrate-binding protein, with product MKRLASVLLVLLIVLAGLWMLRGTRGVSRGTRAIEIVATLRSEPRSLNRLLAGDRASLVVSQLIHEPLVRVNHLTQAIEPALASSWTTLDDGRRVRLVLRTGVRFSDGSAITADDVVFSLAAVYDPRLASPLVDSLTVNGAPITAHAIDAHTVELRYPAPYGPGVRPLHGLPILPRPRYARLVADGTLAEAWTPTATPAGMVGAGPFVLERHEPGIAVHLARNPHYWRMSEDGTRLPRADRLRLDIVPSQDAEMLRLRGGDVDLITAELRADDLPEARALAADGRLQLFELGPSLDADMLWFNLRPPSPGGERSSEDRRAWLRRRELREAISHAVDRGSFINAVYRGAGVQVSGMITPGNHAWHAADISPRPFSLAMAGEQLDRIGVRDRNGDGVREDVYNTPATFTLLVQQGHTARQRAAVVLQEALARIGLKVEIASLDARGLQERMANGTYDAIYHALPGSDTDPSGLMEFWLSSGRFHLWNPAQAAPGTKWEQELDLLMTRQLSMIDASERQRTVMLAQKVLDQELPVIVFAVPRVTIATSARLTHVAPGLLAPQVLWNAAEIGVR
- a CDS encoding ABC transporter permease, encoding MRRRLVGRLVFALVLAVVAFAGVYVLTDLAPGDPLEDEMRSSSSVDAKRHQLGLDRPLPVRLAIRMARLAVLDLGTSLRYDQPVLTLVAQRATTTLQAGLAALLLALLIGVPAGVLASRSTSRVVRHGIAGVSILLLSIPALVFALLLAVIATSGGLPSFAVMVISLALPAAALIERLQARGLDGVQHERCLDAARARGVPRRIITWRHAWPLSLPAVLGLAGTIAGQLLSGALAVELVTSRSGLGLLTFEALHARDMDLAAGCAGTVALIVGLVAFSADVIQAWMDPRIAILDDQAALPGGGAR
- a CDS encoding ABC transporter permease is translated as MNAARVGTLLLALIGLVTAGAPWLSTSDVSTQHPDLALAPPSLSRRVLVERLPPTYRVLDQRLPITWFSGSLVRSADSEEPLLPLGADSLGRDQWTRLLHGARLSLGLTLAGLAGAVSLGALLGLVAGSGGSWLDTTVMRLADLFIAWPALYVVLVLRAALPLTMPFGALFALMTAVLTLAGWPIVARAVRSVTAAERARESILAAEAAGATPAWIMRRHLLPAAVPVVVTQALLLVPAFILAEATLSFVGLGFSEPTPSWGTMLVEAAQPFTLRHAPWLLAPAAAIALVTLSVNLIAARRRDVKL